In Haliotis asinina isolate JCU_RB_2024 chromosome 15, JCU_Hal_asi_v2, whole genome shotgun sequence, one DNA window encodes the following:
- the LOC137266012 gene encoding probable G-protein coupled receptor No18, producing the protein MTLDNMSQETILVELPESTSDLNDTGNSDTSDFLSHAITNVLITIFACIIILATVIGNLMVIAAVLVERRLRKVGNTFIINLALSDILVGTLVTPMALAYQLIGEWKFGRPFCDFWISMDVICCTASIANLCVISYDRFNAITQPLRYARKRTFKRAMISTLSVWGYSVLIAVPPFLGWRESIDDTQMSECQISQDKGYTLYSTIGAFYLPLLFMLFSYIRIYRVTSRRTRQWRRGPGSSKMITERHSDQEAANFKLLSLKNSNEVCPTATNAEQTVQEKSSSTPESQVPPLPTYGTYGQTDAGEIPCPPRLPLSGPHTSSSRPPRSAFPKKLIRQISNLPSSDSSTTTSTSTTASSETTADSFLDKRASIKTAILLERKDSMFKVFQDSNPNYRKSVTFLMPAPVPTDGSSEEKDVSVDEVSRYTVHINKDNRRKKKKISVSQEKRAAKTLSIVMGCFIICWLPFFLVALIEPLCTDCELHPSLVGVVLWMGYCNSALNPIIYTFFNKDFRYAFKKMITCGQKKTATLL; encoded by the coding sequence ATGACGCTTGATAATATGTCGCAGGAGACAATCCTGGTGGAGCTGCCAGAGTCTACCTCCGACTTGAACGACACCGGCAACAGTGACACCAGTGACTTCCTTAGCCACGCTATCACTAATGTTCTCATCACCATCTTCGCTTGCATCATCATCCTCGCAACCGTCATCGGTAACCTCATGGTTATTGCCGCTGTTCTTGTAGAGCGACGACTTCGGAAGGTGGgaaacactttcatcatcaaCCTTGCTTTGAGCGACATCCTCGTCGGAACGCTTGTCACCCCGATGGCTTTGGCATACCAGCTGATCGGTGAGTGGAAGTTTGGACGCCCGTTCTGTGATTTCTGGATCTCTATGGATGTCATATGTTGTACGGCAAGTATTGCTAACTTGTGTGTAATCAGTTACGACAGATTTAATGCTATTACCCAACCACTGAGATACGCACGAAAGAGGACTTTCAAGAGAGCGATGATATCGACACTTTCAGTTTGGGGATATTCTGTGTTGATTGCTGTGCCCCCATTTCTAGGATGGCGGGAGAGTATTGATGACACGCAAATGAGTGAGTGCCAAATATCTCAAGATAAGGGGTATACCCTATATTCTACCATCGGTGCCTTCTATCTGCCATTGCTCTTCATGCTGTTTTCTTATATACGGATATACAGGGTGACAAGTAGAAGGACTCGGCAATGGCGGAGAGGACCTGGGTCCAGTAAAATGATAACGGAACGCCATAGTGACCAAGAGGCTGCGAATTTCAAACTTCTAAGTCTGAAAAATTCAAATGAGGTATGTCCCACTGCCACCAACGCTGAACAAACTGTTCAAGAAAAAAGTAGCTCAACTCCGGAATCACAGGTGCCTCCCCTCCCCACCTACGGGACATATGGACAAACAGATGCTGGTGAAATACCCTGCCCCCCACGGCTCCCTCTCTCAGGCCCTCACACCAGTTCCTCCCGCCCCCCTCGCTCAGCTTTCCCAAAGAAGTTGATACGTCAGATTTCAAACCTCCCTAGCAGCGACAGCAGTACAACTACTTCAACATCAACGACTGCGAGCTCAGAGACAACAGCGGACAGTTTTCTTGATAAGAGAGCTTCTATCAAAACCGCAATCCTACTGGAAAGAAAAGACTCAATGTTCAAGGTCTTCCAAGATTCAAACCCGAACTACAGAAAAAGCGTGACGTTCCTGATGCCAGCCCCAGTCCCAACCGATGGCAGCAGTGAAGAGAAGGATGTTTCTGTCGACGAAGTATCTCGGTACACAGTCCACATTAACAAAGACAATCGTCGTAAGAAAAAGAAAATTTCTGTGTCTCAAGAAAAAAGAGCTGCAAAAACCCTCAGTATAGTTATGGGGTGTTTCATCATCTGCTGGCTTCCATTCTTTTTAGTGGCCCTGATTGAACCTTTGTGTACTGACTGTGAACTTCATCCTTCTTTGGTGGGAGTTGTCCTCTGGATGGGTTATTGCAACTCAGCGCTCAATCCTATCATATACACATTCTTCAATAAAGACTTCCGTTACGCTTTCAAAAAGATGATAACTTGCGGCCAAAAGAAAACGGCTACTCTGTTATAA